CATTTTTAGAGAAACAAATATAGTCGTTGACAGATTAGTTTTCCACGCGGAAAAAGCAACTACCGAATCACATATGCTTGACCAACCCATATATGAGGTTGTGAAGTGGATTGATATGAACATCATGCTTGCTTCTACCTTGACTTAGAGGTTGTTCATCTTCCTTTTTtaccaaaaatatatatatatatcaatttgatttgatttaatttatttttttaatttttttagtttgatttcatttaaattttctttttttcttttttcatttgatTTGAAATCAAATTAACCAGTTGCACACTCCCAATCACCGTAAgacaaaatcaatttaaatattattattattattattattattatcatccaTTGCTGACAATTCTGCTACAGTGGGAAAATACATTTTCTAATTTTCTGGAACACAATAGTCAATACtttattatacttttaaattttccaTACTTTAATTCCCATATTGGCTGCTTGACTTGCCAGTTATTTTAATGCTTCTCTTCTTCACCTCCTCCATAAAAGCTTTTATATTCCTATGGGAGGAACCACCCTCCGCCACCACGGCTTCAGCCGCTGCCTTCCATTTCAATGCATTCTGCTTCAGCTCTGCTGCCTTGGGCCCTACAGTTGCCTCAAGCAAGCATTTCTGCACCTTGTCCCGTGTAATCAACTTGTTTTCAGCCTCTCCACGGGACATTCTAACACCAACCTTAAAAACGTCCACCAAGTACTTGGCATCAGTCACTTGATCACCCCACTGAGGGAAAGCCACCACCGGCATGCCGGAGGCAAGTGCTTCCATTGATGAGTTCCATCCACAGTGGGTCACAAAGCATGAAACTGATGAGTGAGCTAGAACTCTTTCTTGTGGACTCCACTTTACAACTTTTCCCTTGGCTCCTACTTTCTCCAAGAATCCATCTGGGAGATCAACAGGTTCAAAGGCTGAATTTTCAGGAGGCGATCTAAAAATCCACAAGAAAGAAAAACCAGagttcaatagcccataagcaAGTTCGTTAAGCTGCACTTGCTTCAAGCTCACAATACTCCCAAGAGAAACATAAACGACAGATGAGGGTGGCTTGGAGTCGAGCCATTCCATACAATCATCAGCCTTCAAGAAATCTCCCTGGACGGTTGTTGTTGGAGCTTTAGGGTCCTTAAACAGTGGACCAACAGGCATGATATTACAATACTTGGACATGTACTCAATAAGATCATGCTCTAGTTCATGAAATGTTTCCATCAAAATGCAGAAAGGCTTATCAATATTCTTGAACTGTCCCAAAATTGCCCTCCCCAAGAAAGGATAAGGAGTTGAAGGATGTAAGAAGCTAGGCACTTCATCATATTTGAGAAGCGGCATAGAAGGCAACTGAACATCGATCTCTGCATTTTCCTCACAAGGAAAAGGCACAAGACGATGAAAGTAATGGTaataagctgagaaacaagCACACGACTGAATCCAAAGCATTGCAGAAGGAATACCAAGACTTGCAGCCACATCAGAAACCCAAGGAATGAAAGGATTGTTGATGATGCATGAAACTGGGTGACCTTGCTCCGAATGTTTCTTTATCATCTGAGGAATCACTTGTTTGCCCACAAACTCAAGTTGAGATAAGAATTGGTCAAGGTCTTGGCGTCTAGGATCGTCTTCTTTCCATCCAAGTTCAAAGAATTCGAACCTGATAAACCCATCACCAACTGATACAGGTTGATCAGTGATGTTGTTGGCCTTCCTCATATTTTTTCCGACGTCTTCAGTTACAGAGAAGGTGACGAGCATGCCCTTGGAGGCAAGATGTTTGCCAAGTCTAAGCAAAGGATTCACATGGCCTTGTGCAGGGAAAGAAACAAGAAGGACATGATCAAGAGAGTAAGATACCATTGTTTCTCCTCTGCTTGATAGACGacaagagaaaaagagagaagagatgAAAATCAGTGGGAATCGCCAGGAGATTGGAGAGATCAGTGCCCATTTatacaaatatttaattgtttaaaaacaaaagaaaattccAAAATTTTCTATGACGTACCAAAGAAATTCATATTTTACGCTGATTTTGTACGTTAGTCTATAGAATTATAAGAAAAGtttctttttataaaacaaCACAAATTTATTAAAGgaaaatgaatataatatttgcgcaagaaaattttacataaattacTGATGCTACATCTACTTGTAAAAAATAGATgatgagctgtcaccataaaATAGGGTGATACGGATTAGCTTTGGATTTTATGGTAAACTTGGACCGAGTTTAACTTTTGCTGCCAACATCTAATGAAACTCACGAtaactttttgaaaaaaaaatttcgagACATTAAAAAATGTTACTAGAGTCGTAGGCCCGTCACAAAGTTCGAAGCGAAAATTCCACCGtttaaaaggttatttttgcattttaattatttttttggatttttttataattttttatattagggTTTTTTCCATTATAAATACCATTTCCTTGACTGTTTGacacacttttcaattttttaagaatttcaataagagtttttCGGTTTCTAACCTCTCGTTTCTAttgtttcgtcttagccaaacgttatTAGTTAAAACTCATGACAGAGTCTAATCAGTCATATATCACATTGCTATTAGAGTGAAGCTCATCCATGGCAAACAACCAAGAAGTGCGACTCGCTGCAATTGAGGCAtccttggcagaattgaggaACATAATCGGATAGTTAACCCTGCAATAGGGAAACCAACAACCCGTCACAGCCAAACACCCACAGTCAATTCTAAATCCTGTGGTCGCTAATCTTGTGACTGCAAATCCCCAATAGAATTATTAGGAATATTACAAGATAAAGATAGACCTTCAATACTTTTTTGGTTCGTTGGATCTAAAATCTATTCTTGATTGATTGGCGAAGGTTTATCGATTTTGAagttatgaacgtggaagaggatCGAAAGGTTTCGATTGTGGCTTATAAATTAAAGGGTGGTGCAGCAACCTGGTGGAATTTGGCTCAAAACGAATGCTATCGCAGGAGGCTGGAATTTATATGAAACTGGTTGTTGATGAAGCAAATGATTGAACATCGATTCTTGCCTAGTGATCACGCTCAGATTTTatataaccggtatcatgactgtattcaagggtggatgaatatactgaggagtttttgaggttgcaggCGAGGTGTGAAACCATGAGAATGAAGCCTAACATGTTActcattatcagaggggcctgaatcacgaaattcactgtatgatgggagtagctgcgattttcacTTTGGCATATCCCATTGACATGGCAAAACGGGCAGAAGAACATGTTGATTGGCAGCCTCGACATCAGTATAATTGgaattttaattacagaaattctgATTCGACAGAAACTTAATAGTATAGAGGCAATTACAGCGGGCAaccttctaaggttgtaaattctggcaatcctggaatactatggaagaaaggagagacagtaagGGAAAAGCAGTCGCCGCAATAATAGACAAAGGAGACAAAACCAATCCTTCTCAGAAACCAACAGGAGACATTGATTAGActaaatttagacccatttattatattgttattaatgttaatttacacattttatgtctaattctgtggttttgatcttattttgtagaaaacggtgtaaagaggtaatttggtgaaaatactcttaaaactgccttaaagaGGATAAACGAgaacaagcatggtttgcctaAGCCAAGTTGTaactgaagtgaagataaataaggaaagtacagccaacagagtaatttgaaatttaaatttcaaatctttaaAAAGTCTTTCCTTTATTGAAAATgtgaagacacctcagcactcaatTCAGCTTATTTagaaagccaaatctcaagaagatgcacttacctcccaagaattcaaaattcaaaattcaaaattcaaaagagaacattcaaaattcaaaagccaTCTCAAGGAAACCTAGGGCGACACTTTCAGCTATAAAAGCATCACAAAGCAAGCCGCACAACTCTTCCTCTCCACCTTCGGATTGCACGCCGCACGCCCCCCTTCTCTAAACAGCCACtggttccttcttcttcttctctttcttttatttttttgttttgtttcagccatgagtagctgaaacctctttttctagttgaagattaggtgaaactttagttgttttatggattgggagatctgaacatacattgtttatcttttgtttttcaatatttatgcaatttcatgttgaattccattgttgctttgtggtttagatcaatagggccaattcATTCTTGATTGAAAGGTAATAATTtcttagtttggatagttttaagtccgtaattgcttgaattattcaaacacaagtaactcttgatgtaaaaactaagaaaattgtatgatctagcaatatcaccatgtgtttgggtagctagaattaggtctctctatttcttaatacagttgacagttgttagatgccaaaggcccaaggacgttccttggcaacttgttgttagtgattagttagaggatattccctaattgatttatgcttaaggagggatacggttgtgagaagcgtcttccaccttcataactaatttattgaatcaaataaaggaatatttgtgtcaatgatcaatcccaacaactgatgTGGATCCAATTTTTTAACTagaacttttctcatatttgaatcttctatactttattatttgctttaccttattgctttcagtattagtttaatccaatcaatctcaaaaccccccttttattttactttcagtttatttacttggtattgataagaaaaataggtaagtatcaattccatgtggattcaatccttttgccactatctacagttgcaaaattgttgataaccaaaaaggttatttttgaccgacttcgacaaccgcacagtaaaaaattggtgccgttgccggggaactgatttaattaatttatttttctttcatgaccagggctGGACGCaaggaatcaccacaacatggaagagtgcacctgggagacccgggagtccatgctccagcaatacccctatctcttttaaagtaagtgtcttatgttttcatgtgtgttctTAATGTTTATATTTGCTTGTTTGCTGTGTTGAACAtttgaggacgaatgttcttaaggggggaagaatgtaatacccggctagactccggcgtcggaattccaatTTTCcaacggaatctccgttggaacccGGAATCTCAAAGCTGGAATCTCCttaggaagggtaaaataaggtttttataaaatgacttttgaaaattttaaggttttgagttaaaaagaaagaaaaatatttttgaagaaaaaccccaggttcggcagcagaaccttcaagttcggccgctgataGAGCTAAATTTAGACTCATTTTCCAtgttgttatttatgttaatttacacattttctacctaattttgtggttttgatcttactttgcagaaaatggtgtaaaaagggcaatttgataaaaatggccttaaaactgcccaaaagagagcaaaagagaacaagctGGTTTGCCCAAGTCcaagttgaagctgaaatgggAGAAGAATAATATGTtgtttgaccagactgtttgtctaaacagactgggcaaacagactAGCAAGACAGAAGCAGTGCACAGACAGCAGGGAAAACAGACTGTTTGcccgagctgtttgcccaaacaacccaAGCAAACAACACTTGCACCAGCAGACAGTAGACTGcgggaaattcaaattttgaatcttcAAGAAGTATTCTTCACACCAAACATGTGAGGACAGCTCAGCAACCCTTCAAGGCACTTCAATGCTTaatcccacatatttaggaagccaaatctcatcaAGATACAATTACCTTCTAAGAATTCAACTCCAATTGGGAAAAGGAATCCAATCCAAACAAGTAAACTAGGGCAGCCCTTCATCTATAAATAGACAGCAAACCAGCAATCAAATATATCTCCAAACTTGGAAATCAAGGCCAGCAGCCTCGCGCACCTCCAGTCGCACCAGCCggctcttcttctacctttttcttgctttctttcttttcttttatgtttgtttcagccatgagtgactgaaacccttatttctagttgaagattaggtgaaactttagttgtttatggatttggagatctgaacatattatgttaatcttttatttatcaatatttatgtaatttgatgcttaattctattgttgctttgtcatttagatcaatagggcccattgattcttgattgcaaagtgataatttgttagtttggatagtttaaagtccgtaattgcttgaattattcaaacacaagtaactcttggtgtaaaaacctaagaaattgcatgatctagcaacatcaccatacgtttgtgtagttagaattaggtctctctatttcttaatgcaattaacagttgttagatgcaaaaggctcaaggacgttccttggcaacttgttgattagtggttaattagaggacgttccctaattaacctatacttaaggagggatatagaggtgagaagcgtcttccaccccccataactaattgattgaatcaaataaaggaatctttatgtcaatgatcaatcccaacaactaaagtggatccaattattcgactagagcttttctcatattgaattctctttactAATTACTTGCTTTACTTTGCTATTTTAAATTCTGGTTTAGTCATTAAATCTCAAAATCCcccaatttacttttattgtctatttatttacttggtcttgattagaaaaataagtatcaattccctatggattcgattctttttccactatctacagttataaaattgtggataactaaaaaggttattttttaccggcttcgacaaatGCACAGTCAGCCACAGAAGGTGGTGTCACTGTAGGACCTTCCCTTTCgacccccgaaggtggtttatctagccacctataagaggccttcagcccgaaaatgagagagctttctctccattttcgggtagaggtgagtccttgccctcccTTTTATggttttgttgtttttccttcaaatctcttatgAAATTCACGagtttccttttgtttttgaagatttgagcttgaatccaagtttttaaaccttggagacctccggagaccgttttacctcatctccaagttgagGTTACCGTCacccttagatcttcaagaggtaagtttagatctttgcctttcctatgttttaatcaagttttaagaaaggggttaagggttaataatgcatgaaatggttagatctaaaattttagggtttgagttgggttattaatgaatgtttactcttgtgttgtttttgttatTACTTGTTGGGGATTAGACTTGTTTTTATATCCCTTATGCATGATTGAGTGAATATGTATGTTTTTGGGTTGTTAGGTGTGAGGATCAGAGAGTTGGGTGATTGtatgcatagggcagaatcgagttctgccttgctggagaacccaggttcggccaccgaagtaAGGTTCacccgccgaacctgcttgtggaggcaaccTTTTGGCAGCCTAACCTATccccgaaagcatggactttcggatctatgaaggggtttaggccgtcgaacctgccttcGAAAGttgctgactttcggatctatgtggagtttaggccgtcgaacctacccccgaaagtctctgactttcggatctgtgagagaccttcggccgccgaacctaccgtcgaaagtcccttgcccaaccttcctttgcttgtttttatgtgcatgttttgttatgttttagggagggttttgaagagttatttagagtcatgtaatagttatgtttggtccctcatttgagtccatctatgtagaATCGGACCTGGGAGATCGTAGAGGCCTACAGTGAGTTAATTACGTCAGTTTAGGCAAGCGTCAGCTAAagatgagtagaactgaactaatctaGTGTTTTAAAGTAACCAAACCTtttaagcatattcatgcattaCGAATGCCATTTATATATTAgaatgtttgcattagaattcacgaatatgatgcatcgcataatttactgttgatgtggatggatattagatgacccactagccctcgagatgatatgatatgatacgatatggaagtccaggtgaggcccattctacgcccctagcaatatgtaaggaaaagtctaggtgaggcctattctatgcccctggcattttgaatatgttatgttatgtttaagaggaagtcctgagaagCTCCATCGAGGGTCGAGCACCATTGGAATatatagagggttactggtgataagtccatcttgatgtgtattgtttgtgttgtgacgtatttcatacgagcatatatttattgaactatttttatgttctactcactaggctcttgtagcttatccctttcccctaaccctaggtttgcagggtcaaagatagctcgAAAAGTCGGCATAGTTGCTGGTGTAGtcaaatgtaatagtatagtgtggacatgtaaattttaatggattagaattgtgctttgccctagtttctatctttgtaatccctgttaacatgatccttatgtaaaagttttaattatgagttatgtttgaactaagcttgaAGCATGTGAAGTTTatcatactagagcatttgatgagggctctagcatgggtttatgtttttttcagttttgatgcatgcacaggtcgagccttagttcatggaatgttatgtttatgttgtcttgtgtgatcatgtatgggattttatcaggtacacaggatgtatagtaggctcgctacgggttccggcaaccttaagtcgatctgaatcctagcgccagtagcggtccgatttccgggtcgttacagaacttATCAATTGATCCATCTGGCTTGTACTTAATTCTGTATACCCATTTGCTACCAATAGGTTTCTTGTTTTTAGGTAAGGCAGACATTATccaagttttatttttctccaAGGCATCAAGTTCAAGGTGCATGGCATTGATCCAATTAATTTCTTTTGCAGCTTGTTTGTAAGAACAAGGTTCCTGAAATTGAGACACTTGTGCCTGGAAAGCATTATAAGAATTGGAAAAAATAATATGGGGAGGATAAGTGTTAGCAGAATCTGCAGAATTGCAGACTGTAAAGGCAGCAGTGTTGTTGGATATATTGGAAGGAACAATGAAATTAGTTAACCATTTTGGTGTTTGTTTTACTCTTGTGCTTCTCTTAACTGGTTGAGATAGTGAAGGCTCAGGCATAATAATTTCTGTAGACAAAGGTTCTAACTCAATATTTGGTTCAACAAGAGTTGAATTATGTATTGATAAAGACAAAGCCATGGACGGAGGTAGATAAGACAAGGATATATCAGAGATGTTTGCATTAGGAAGTTGATCTACAAGAGGATTGACAGAAGGTTCAACAGAAATAGAGGAAGAATGTATAGCCATGTCATCTGCTATACATTCAGACAAACAGAAGTCTATAACAGATGAAAGATTAATGAGATGAAAGGGAAACACATTTTCATAAAATCTAACATCTTTGGAAATGTAAATTTGTTTGGTTTGAAGATTATACAGTTTATATTCTTTTTGTTGTGGACCATAGCCTAATAAGACACTTGGTAGACCTCtgacataaaattttattttgataggaGACAGATTTGTGACAAAACATAAACTGCCTATAACTCTCAGATAATCAAGTTTGGGTTTATGACCATAAAGTAACTCATATGGACTTtaccattttaaaattttcgatGGTAGTCTATTAATCAAATGTGTGGCAACCAAAAGAGTTTCTGACCAAAAATGTGATTTGTTGTGGACCATAGCCTAATAAGACACTTGGTAGACCTCtgacataaaattttattttgataggaGATAGATTTGTGACAAAACATAAACTTCCTATAACTCTCAGATAATCAAGTTTGGGTTTATGACCATAAAGTAACTCATATGGACTTtgccattttaaaattttcgatGGTAGTCTATTAATCAAATGTGTGGCAACCAAAAGAGTTTCTGACCAAAACTGTGAAGGAAACTTGGATTGAAACATTAAGGACCTTGCCACTTATAGTAAATGCTTATGTTTCCTTTCAACAACTTCATTTTGCTGTGGAGTATATACACATGTTCTTTGGTGTCTAATTCCTTTAGAACTAAACAAAGAAAAACAATCATTGTTTAAGAATTCAGAACCATTATCTATTCTGACATCTTTGACATgagttttaaattgattttcgaTATGAGCAAGGAAATGGGTTAACACATAAGGTACTTGAGTTTTGGAATTTGACATATAAGTTCAAGTGCACCTAGAATGATCATCAACAATGGTGAATATATAATATGCACCTGTCACAGATTTAATTCTATATGGTCCCCATAGATCCATATGTAACAATTCAAAAATAGTAAAAGAATGTTCAACATTGGAAGGAAAGACAAGTCTTTCTTATTTAGCCATCGAACAAACAGTACAAGGAAGCACATCACTGCTAATGATGGGTACAACAAACAAATGCCTCATTTTTTTGGTAGAAGAATGTCCTAATCTACTATGCCAAAGCTAAAACAAGTGAGGTTCATGTGCCGTACAAGCATTATTTACTTTTGTAATGGAAAAAGATTGTTTGTTGATATGATATAATCTACCAACAACTAATCCAACAGCAATTTCTTTTTTACTCTGCAAATACTGCAACACACAGTAGTCAGGATATTGAGTGACAAAGATTTTACAAGTAAAGGCAAGGTAATTCACAGACAAAAGATTGCAATGAAAATTTGTGATGTAAAGTGTATTGAACAAGGTAATTCTAGGTGAAAGTTGAATGGTTCCAATGTGGGTAACAAGTTTTGTTCTTCCATCTGGTAGTCTAACATGTCTAGGTGTTTTTAGCTTGGAAATGGAATAAAAAAGGGCAAGGTCACCAGACACATGGTCTATAGCACCCGAGTCAACAATCTAGGTTCCCTTATCCATACATTCAAAGTTACTAGAAGAATTAACAGAAGCAATGCCTGTAAAGCTTGAAGCATGATGTGCAGTAGCAGCCTCCTCAACACTTGACTGGATAGATTTCCCTTTAAGAGCCTTTAATATCTCAAATTGCACTATTCTGGAGATACTATATGTCATATTGTCAGTAACAGAGTGAGAAGTATTAGTAGTTTCAGTATCCAAAGGAGATTCAGCTATTGTATTAAAGGCCACTGTATTGTTGGATTTTGCTCCATATTTCTGCTTCTTGAAGTCAGAAAATAATTCTGGATAGCCATGGAGTTTAAAGCATTTCTCCTTCAAGTGTCCAGAGGTCTGACAGAAATCACAGTACCTGTCTGCTTTGTTCTTAGAATTAAACTTACTGTCACCTGAAGATTGCCTTCTAGAGTTATTAAATCTCTGAGCAGCCATAACAGTTGTGATATCAGAAGATTCAGAAAATGTTACTTgaatttttttctgtttttctaTATTATGTACCATTCCATATGCCTTACTTGCAGAAGGTAATGGATCAAGCAAAAAAATCTGATTAGACACATGCTCATACTAATGGTTTAGGCCCATGAGAAACTATATCAATCTCTCCCTTTCTTCAAAAGCAGTTAATTCCTTAACTACACCACAAGCACATGGTAGCAAGGAACAAAGTACTGACAATTCATCCCAATATCTTTTCAATTTGTTATAATAAGCTGCAAGAGTCATAGATCCTTGGCTTATATTAGCCAATTCTTTCttgatttgaaaaaataaaggaCCATTACTTTCCCCAAATCTCTCAGCTGTCATTCCATAGATCATGGGCAGATGGTGCATACAGAAATCCATTTAATAGATCTCTAGAAATTGAGTTAAAAATCCATGAAATGATCATAGAATCTACTGTTATCCATTTCTTATATTCGGGAGCGTCAGAATTAGGTTTTGATATCTTGCCTATAACAAATCCAAGCTTACCTTTGGCTTTTAAGGCAATTATCATGGAACTTGTCTAAGACAAGTAGTTTGGACCAGTGAGAAGATTACTAACCAGTTTTATGCCAGGATTATCTGAATTTGACAGTGTTAATGCTTATTCAAGCTCTGGATCAAGCATTATATTTGCAGCAGTAGGGTTTGTAGCGTTTGCCATCGTATACAATCAACAAAGATCACAAAGAAAGCTATCTCAAACACAATTCACAAGGATCAAGAGAAATTAGACGATAACAAAACTAGACACTAAATTTGACTCATAAATTAAACAACTGGTTTGAAACACTTCATTACTTAGTACCTTAAGAGAAATTAGTTGTAACTCCTCTTGAGAGAAGTCCACTTGAGAGAAATATGTTACAACTATAAAATAATAGCAAATGAGCTTGAGTTACTGTAGAGGAAGTGTAATGCTGTTATTCAGGAAGTTGCTGGAAGTTACTAGAAGCTGCTGTTGTTGCTGTTGTTGCCACATTGCTGAAATTACTGCAGTTTATATGTTGCCACATTGCTGAAATTACTGCAGTTTAtattaacaaataatttatttatttaataaccgatttaataacaaatttattaacggattgagatccgttactaatttttaactaatttaGTAATAGATTTATAACGGGTTTTAAAATCAGTTATTAAATttgcaaataattttattaagtaacaAATCCTTTactaaatgataaaaattagtaacgaaaTACAAAATCTATTCCTAATTCGTTTCGTTATGAATTTGTAACGaatttaaatccgttactaatatcTGTTACTATTTCGACAGATTTTTATAGTGCAACTAATTAGTCGGTGAAAATTTCTTATTAATAAACCAGCCACATCATCATCGGATaatcagaaaatattatatttattttcatttttttacagtataaaaggagaacgatCACAGAGGTAAAGGTACACTATTCTCTAACACAAATgctttcaaattttatattcgCCTTATTCTTCATA
This region of Manihot esculenta cultivar AM560-2 chromosome 10, M.esculenta_v8, whole genome shotgun sequence genomic DNA includes:
- the LOC110625200 gene encoding gallate 1-beta-glucosyltransferase 84A24, which gives rise to MVSYSLDHVLLVSFPAQGHVNPLLRLGKHLASKGMLVTFSVTEDVGKNMRKANNITDQPVSVGDGFIRFEFFELGWKEDDPRRQDLDQFLSQLEFVGKQVIPQMIKKHSEQGHPVSCIINNPFIPWVSDVAASLGIPSAMLWIQSCACFSAYYHYFHRLVPFPCEENAEIDVQLPSMPLLKYDEVPSFLHPSTPYPFLGRAILGQFKNIDKPFCILMETFHELEHDLIEYMSKYCNIMPVGPLFKDPKAPTTTVQGDFLKADDCMEWLDSKPPSSVVYVSLGSIVSLKQVQLNELAYGLLNSGFSFLWIFRSPPENSAFEPVDLPDGFLEKVGAKGKVVKWSPQERVLAHSSVSCFVTHCGWNSSMEALASGMPVVAFPQWGDQVTDAKYLVDVFKVGVRMSRGEAENKLITRDKVQKCLLEATVGPKAAELKQNALKWKAAAEAVVAEGGSSHRNIKAFMEEVKKRSIKITGKSSSQYGN